A single region of the Aeromonas hydrophila subsp. hydrophila ATCC 7966 genome encodes:
- a CDS encoding dicarboxylate/amino acid:cation symporter, with the protein MKMNKLTVAILIAMLVGILTGQGYRMFAPDQAAGFASDITLLTDIFLRLIKMIIAPLVFTTLVVGIAKMGDTRTVGRIGAKTLGWFMLASLLSLTLGLVMVTLMQPGVGLSLSLPDDTASSGVVASAISLKDFVTHAIPKSVIEAMATNEILQIVVFSLFFGLAAAALGDAAKPVVMLMASAAEIMLKVTGYVMNFAPFAVFGAIAAMVAKEGLGILATYGTFMAQFYLALGCLWLLLIAMGSLFIRRRIVTLLAMIREPILLAFSTASSEAAYPKTLDRLEKFGCDKRIASFVLPMGYSFNLDGSMMYCTFAVMFIAQAYGIELSMAQQITMLLLLMVTSKGMAGVPRASLVVIAATLNQFHIPEAGILLLLGIDHFLDMGRSATNVLGNAIAASVVAKSEDSLGETEPLGEVDTAKA; encoded by the coding sequence ATGAAAATGAACAAATTGACGGTTGCCATCCTCATCGCGATGCTGGTTGGTATCCTGACTGGCCAGGGCTATCGCATGTTTGCCCCTGACCAGGCCGCCGGCTTTGCCAGCGACATCACCCTGTTGACCGATATCTTCCTGCGTCTGATCAAGATGATCATCGCCCCCCTGGTGTTCACCACCCTGGTGGTCGGCATCGCCAAAATGGGCGATACCCGCACCGTGGGCCGTATCGGCGCCAAAACCCTGGGCTGGTTCATGCTGGCCTCCCTGCTGTCACTGACCCTGGGTCTGGTGATGGTCACTCTGATGCAACCGGGCGTGGGGCTCTCCCTCTCCCTGCCTGACGACACCGCCAGCTCCGGCGTGGTTGCCAGCGCCATCTCCCTCAAGGATTTCGTCACCCACGCCATTCCCAAAAGCGTGATCGAGGCGATGGCCACCAACGAGATCCTGCAGATCGTGGTGTTCTCCCTGTTCTTCGGGCTGGCTGCCGCCGCGCTGGGTGATGCCGCCAAACCGGTGGTGATGCTGATGGCCAGCGCCGCCGAGATCATGCTCAAAGTGACCGGCTACGTGATGAACTTCGCCCCGTTCGCGGTGTTTGGCGCCATTGCCGCCATGGTCGCCAAGGAAGGGCTCGGCATCCTCGCCACCTATGGCACCTTCATGGCGCAGTTCTACCTGGCACTGGGTTGCCTCTGGCTGCTGCTGATCGCCATGGGCAGCCTGTTTATCCGCCGCCGCATCGTGACCCTGCTGGCAATGATCCGCGAGCCGATCCTGCTGGCCTTCTCCACCGCCAGCTCCGAAGCTGCCTACCCGAAAACCCTGGATCGTCTGGAGAAGTTCGGTTGTGACAAACGCATCGCCAGCTTCGTGCTGCCGATGGGCTACTCCTTCAACCTGGATGGCTCCATGATGTACTGCACCTTCGCGGTGATGTTCATCGCCCAGGCCTACGGCATCGAGCTCTCCATGGCCCAGCAGATCACCATGCTGCTGCTGTTGATGGTCACCTCCAAGGGGATGGCCGGCGTACCGCGCGCCTCCCTGGTGGTGATTGCCGCCACCCTCAACCAGTTCCACATTCCGGAAGCGGGCATCCTGCTGCTGCTCGGCATCGACCACTTCCTCGACATGGGTCGCTCCGCCACCAACGTGCTGGGCAACGCCATCGCCGCCAGCGTGGTCGCCAAGAGCGAAGACAGCCTGGGTGAAACCGAACCCCTGGGTGAGGTGGATACCGCCAAGGCGTGA
- a CDS encoding methyl-accepting chemotaxis protein, producing MSDLSILQRVYLGFAILVAVMAATSVLTFRSQSELNQALDQVTRQTMPLVIASSQTQISLLSANKWLTDVLTEQDLKQIPAEVAELQQAKALVDQTLATLARQAAEHPELQGELGALNQLVKDYLQLTDTLPTEHQALLTRLYKVNQAKGQFQVSLPQFKKNLGDMMITIDDSFIKMLSETLTTKLSAIELSTMDALNQSIPAPIEAALKRNKMQIEGFNSTIKDLQGELKDFDNNMGHYVHGFVRDTTASDGVLAQYLALMQQQERMREQSKQASKLIVNIQSKLEQITAQSQQLMNNSIRASGKVQTQSTLTQGVALVIAITIAILVAYTLGKAIRRPLKELLRVLTEVTQGDMTQRIGFRSNNEFGRLGSQVNLLIEQMGEVLSQLSQASAQLNNAAHDNRHTTESVRADLEKQRQETASVAAAMTQMEASVREVAQAANQTLERVMDVEKASETGRKVMAGNITTTHQLAGKLQQTGKVIGDVSAMSGQIGNILDVIRGIAEQTNLLALNAAIEAARAGEQGRGFAVVADEVRSLAGRTAQSTSEIQTMIENLQQGVAKAVSVMQECSREMDSCMDQSSHANNAMEEVQGIVVLISDMSSQIASAAEQQQATSADIATNLNRISDISDLNYQGIERVAETSQQLDSLAEQQESLVKRFRLSA from the coding sequence ATGTCAGACCTCTCCATCTTGCAGAGGGTCTATCTTGGCTTTGCCATCCTGGTGGCCGTGATGGCGGCCACCTCGGTACTCACCTTCCGCAGCCAGAGCGAGCTCAATCAGGCGCTGGATCAGGTCACCCGGCAGACCATGCCGCTGGTGATCGCCAGCAGCCAGACCCAGATCAGCCTGCTCAGCGCCAACAAGTGGCTCACCGACGTGCTGACCGAGCAGGATCTCAAGCAGATCCCGGCCGAAGTGGCCGAGCTGCAGCAGGCCAAGGCGCTGGTCGACCAGACCCTCGCCACCCTCGCCCGGCAGGCGGCGGAACACCCGGAGCTGCAGGGGGAGCTCGGCGCGCTCAACCAGCTGGTCAAGGACTACCTGCAACTGACCGACACCCTGCCCACCGAACACCAGGCCCTGCTCACCCGGCTCTACAAGGTGAACCAGGCCAAGGGCCAGTTCCAGGTCAGCCTGCCCCAGTTCAAGAAGAACCTGGGAGACATGATGATCACCATCGACGACAGCTTCATCAAGATGCTCTCCGAGACCCTGACCACCAAGCTCTCCGCCATTGAACTCTCCACCATGGATGCCCTCAACCAGAGCATCCCCGCCCCCATCGAGGCGGCGCTCAAGCGCAACAAGATGCAGATCGAGGGCTTCAACAGCACCATCAAGGACCTGCAGGGCGAGCTCAAGGATTTTGACAACAACATGGGCCACTACGTGCACGGCTTCGTGCGCGACACCACCGCCAGCGACGGCGTGCTGGCCCAGTACCTGGCGCTGATGCAGCAGCAGGAGCGGATGCGCGAGCAGAGCAAGCAGGCCAGCAAGCTCATCGTCAACATCCAGAGCAAGCTCGAGCAGATCACCGCCCAGAGCCAGCAGCTGATGAACAACAGCATCCGCGCCTCCGGCAAGGTACAGACCCAGAGCACCCTCACCCAGGGGGTGGCGCTGGTCATCGCCATCACCATCGCCATCCTGGTGGCCTACACCCTCGGCAAGGCCATTCGCCGTCCGCTCAAGGAGCTGCTGCGGGTGCTGACCGAGGTGACCCAGGGCGACATGACCCAGCGCATCGGTTTTCGCAGCAACAACGAGTTCGGCAGGCTCGGCAGCCAGGTCAACCTGCTGATCGAGCAGATGGGCGAAGTACTGAGCCAGCTCTCCCAGGCGTCGGCCCAGCTCAACAACGCCGCCCACGACAACCGCCACACCACCGAATCGGTGCGGGCAGATCTGGAGAAACAACGCCAGGAGACCGCCTCGGTCGCCGCCGCCATGACCCAGATGGAGGCCTCGGTGCGCGAGGTGGCCCAGGCCGCCAACCAGACCCTGGAGCGGGTGATGGACGTGGAAAAAGCCTCCGAGACCGGCCGCAAGGTGATGGCCGGCAACATCACCACCACCCACCAGCTGGCGGGCAAGCTGCAGCAGACCGGCAAAGTGATTGGCGACGTGAGTGCCATGAGCGGCCAGATTGGCAACATCCTCGACGTCATTCGCGGCATCGCCGAGCAGACCAACCTGCTGGCCCTCAATGCCGCCATCGAAGCGGCGCGGGCCGGCGAGCAGGGACGCGGCTTTGCGGTGGTGGCCGACGAGGTGCGCAGCCTGGCCGGGCGCACCGCCCAGTCCACCAGCGAAATCCAGACCATGATCGAGAACCTGCAGCAGGGGGTCGCCAAGGCGGTCAGCGTGATGCAGGAGTGCTCGCGCGAGATGGACAGCTGCATGGATCAGAGCTCCCACGCCAACAACGCCATGGAGGAGGTACAGGGCATAGTGGTGCTCATCAGCGACATGTCGAGCCAGATCGCCTCTGCCGCCGAGCAGCAGCAGGCCACCAGCGCCGACATCGCCACCAACCTCAACCGCATCTCCGACATCTCGGATCTCAACTATCAGGGCATAGAGCGGGTGGCCGAAACCAGCCAGCAGCTCGACTCACTGGCCGAGCAGCAGGAGAGCCTGGTCAAGCGCTTTAGGCTCAGCGCCTGA
- the hinT gene encoding purine nucleoside phosphoramidase, with translation MAQETIFSKIIRKEIPADILYQDDLVTAFRDIQPKAKTHILIIPNVLIPTVNDVEPDHELALGRMFTVARKLASEAGIAEDGYRLIMNCNRHGGQEVYHIHLHLVGGQPLGPLLSL, from the coding sequence ATGGCGCAAGAAACCATTTTCAGCAAAATCATCCGCAAAGAGATCCCCGCCGACATCCTTTATCAAGACGACCTGGTGACCGCCTTTCGCGACATCCAGCCCAAGGCCAAGACCCATATCCTGATCATCCCCAACGTGCTGATCCCCACCGTCAACGACGTGGAGCCGGATCACGAGCTGGCGCTGGGCCGGATGTTCACCGTCGCCCGCAAGCTGGCCAGCGAGGCAGGCATTGCCGAGGATGGCTATCGTCTCATCATGAACTGCAACCGCCACGGCGGGCAGGAGGTCTACCACATCCACCTGCATCTGGTCGGTGGCCAGCCGCTGGGACCCCTGCTCAGCCTGTGA
- a CDS encoding dihydroorotase, which produces MNKLLIKNATLVNEGRIYASDVLIEGERIARIAPDIQAPDAVVIDAAGRHLIPGMIDDQVHFREPGLTHKGTIASESRAAVAGGTTSFMEMPNVNPQTTTLDALEAKYQIAANSSAANYSFYLGATNDNLEEIKKLDPKQSCGIKIFMGASTGNMLVDNQETLAAIFRESPVMIVTHCEDTPTIKVLEDEARAKWGEDVPMREHGRIRSADACYKSSSLAVSLAKQYGAKLHVLHLTTAKELSLFTATPDLKDLKDKNITAEVCVHHLFFNEADYDTLGSQIKCNPAVKSAADQHALLDAVRNDVLDIIATDHAPHTWEEKQNSYFKAPSGVPLVQHSLLALLELYHNGVFSLETIVKKTSHAVAERFQVQDRGYIREGYFADLVLLDLGKPYVVNDSNLLYLCGWSPFNGYRFHSTVEMTLVNGQIAWQNGQVTNEVLGKRLTFTR; this is translated from the coding sequence ATGAACAAATTGCTTATCAAGAATGCCACCCTGGTCAATGAAGGCCGCATCTATGCCTCCGACGTGCTGATCGAGGGGGAACGGATCGCCCGCATCGCCCCGGATATCCAGGCGCCCGATGCAGTGGTGATCGATGCCGCGGGCCGTCACCTCATCCCCGGAATGATCGATGATCAGGTCCACTTCCGGGAGCCAGGGCTGACCCACAAGGGGACCATCGCCAGTGAATCCCGGGCCGCCGTGGCCGGTGGCACCACCAGCTTCATGGAAATGCCCAACGTCAACCCCCAGACCACCACCCTCGATGCCCTCGAAGCCAAATACCAGATAGCCGCCAACTCCTCCGCCGCCAACTACAGCTTCTACCTCGGCGCCACCAACGACAACCTGGAAGAGATCAAGAAGCTCGATCCCAAACAGTCCTGCGGCATCAAGATCTTCATGGGCGCCTCCACCGGCAACATGCTGGTGGACAATCAGGAGACCCTGGCCGCCATCTTCCGCGAGAGCCCGGTGATGATCGTCACCCACTGCGAGGACACCCCCACCATCAAGGTGCTGGAAGACGAAGCTCGCGCCAAGTGGGGCGAGGATGTGCCGATGCGCGAGCACGGCCGCATCCGCAGCGCCGACGCCTGCTACAAATCCTCCAGCCTGGCGGTCTCCCTGGCCAAGCAGTACGGCGCCAAGCTGCACGTGCTGCACCTGACCACCGCCAAGGAGCTGTCGCTCTTCACCGCCACCCCGGATCTGAAGGATCTCAAGGACAAGAACATCACCGCCGAGGTGTGTGTTCACCATCTGTTCTTCAACGAGGCGGACTACGACACCCTGGGCAGCCAGATCAAGTGCAACCCGGCGGTGAAGAGCGCCGCCGACCAGCACGCCCTGCTGGATGCGGTGCGCAATGACGTGCTCGACATCATCGCCACCGACCACGCCCCCCACACCTGGGAAGAGAAGCAGAACAGCTACTTCAAGGCGCCGTCCGGCGTGCCGCTGGTGCAGCACTCCCTGCTGGCCCTGCTGGAGCTCTACCACAACGGGGTATTCTCGCTGGAGACCATCGTCAAGAAGACCTCCCACGCGGTGGCCGAGCGCTTCCAGGTGCAGGATCGCGGCTACATCCGCGAGGGTTACTTCGCCGACCTGGTGCTGCTGGATCTGGGCAAGCCCTACGTGGTCAACGACAGCAACCTGCTCTATCTGTGCGGCTGGTCGCCCTTCAACGGCTACCGTTTCCACAGCACGGTGGAGATGACCCTGGTCAACGGCCAGATCGCCTGGCAAAACGGCCAGGTCACCAACGAGGTGCTGGGCAAGCGGCTCACCTTCACCCGCTGA
- a CDS encoding CC0125/CC1285 family lipoprotein: MPSPRPFCQRLLWLGLCALLLLGCATPYHSQPSFWNGRTGFSQTRLGPDKWQLEFVGNDLVSRETARKYVLKRAGEVAQAEGYQWLEVNELTLQRDAVRVTPNRPLFGFDDDEPDPFLDQRTVEHRISALLIFTLTRSAKNDQTMKADYLANIKINSD; this comes from the coding sequence ATGCCCTCTCCCCGCCCCTTTTGCCAGCGTCTGCTGTGGCTCGGCCTCTGTGCTCTCCTGCTGCTCGGCTGCGCCACCCCTTATCACAGCCAGCCGTCATTCTGGAACGGCCGGACCGGTTTCTCCCAGACCCGGCTCGGACCTGACAAGTGGCAGCTGGAATTTGTCGGCAACGATCTGGTGAGCCGGGAAACCGCTCGCAAGTATGTGCTGAAACGGGCGGGCGAAGTGGCACAAGCCGAAGGTTATCAGTGGCTTGAGGTCAATGAATTGACCCTGCAACGGGACGCGGTCAGGGTCACACCGAATCGCCCCCTGTTCGGGTTCGATGACGACGAGCCAGATCCCTTTCTGGATCAGCGCACCGTGGAGCACCGCATCTCGGCGTTGCTCATCTTCACCCTCACTCGCAGCGCGAAAAACGACCAAACCATGAAAGCCGATTATCTTGCAAACATTAAAATAAACAGCGATTAA
- a CDS encoding COG3014 family protein, producing MPRLPLAGLLLAGSLLGGCASHWQDMFVSYSDQMVPLRNQLLLGHAAEALPEVRDSTPGDDTYVLDRLEQGRIAWLASQDAASKQAFAAADSRLAWEDNQAEYRVSQGLAQAGSLLTNDQTMVYRAPDYERTMLHHYLALNYLQRGDAEGALVEVRRANQVQEQALKRRADEVRKAKQKSEEAEAEGEMRQLMSRGAPELDRLIGRVKNGFQNAYTFYFSGVLYEAAGDLNDAWVDYQRGYQIAPDNRSLQDALLRLAVLRGAADEIRETEKKVGRKAPPLAKDQGQLVVLFEDGLIPARRELFLPLPIATSGGDFRTFTVAIPYYDNRASDTGPLTVSVGKRVEQTSELVRLEALAAKDLQERLPGMLTRQALRLVAKEQVRRTAAKEGGDVGNILVGIFNTLSERADTRSWLTLPAQAASWQGMLPAGDVNLTLGAGAAQRQLPLTIHQGRTTLVWVQRLGAGLTTRVMPL from the coding sequence ATGCCGCGCCTTCCTCTGGCCGGTCTGCTGCTGGCCGGTTCCCTGCTGGGGGGCTGTGCCTCCCACTGGCAAGACATGTTCGTCTCCTATTCCGATCAGATGGTGCCGCTGCGCAACCAGCTGTTGCTGGGTCATGCCGCCGAGGCGCTGCCCGAGGTGCGCGACTCCACGCCGGGGGACGATACCTATGTGCTGGACCGGCTCGAGCAGGGGCGCATCGCCTGGCTGGCGAGTCAGGATGCCGCCAGCAAGCAGGCCTTTGCCGCCGCCGACAGCCGGCTGGCGTGGGAAGACAATCAGGCCGAGTACCGGGTCAGCCAGGGGCTGGCCCAGGCGGGCAGCCTGCTCACCAACGACCAGACCATGGTTTACCGGGCGCCCGATTACGAGCGCACCATGCTGCACCACTATCTGGCTCTCAACTACCTGCAGCGCGGGGATGCCGAGGGCGCTCTGGTGGAGGTGCGCCGCGCCAACCAGGTGCAGGAGCAGGCCCTCAAACGGCGGGCCGACGAGGTGCGCAAGGCAAAGCAAAAGAGCGAAGAGGCCGAGGCCGAAGGGGAGATGCGCCAGCTGATGTCGCGCGGCGCCCCCGAGCTCGACCGGCTGATCGGGCGGGTCAAGAACGGTTTTCAGAACGCCTACACCTTCTATTTCTCCGGCGTGCTCTATGAGGCGGCCGGCGATCTCAACGATGCCTGGGTCGACTATCAGCGCGGTTACCAGATAGCGCCGGACAACCGCAGCCTGCAGGATGCCTTGCTGCGTCTGGCTGTGCTGCGTGGCGCCGCGGACGAGATCCGCGAAACCGAGAAAAAGGTGGGTCGCAAGGCGCCGCCCTTGGCCAAGGATCAGGGCCAGCTGGTGGTGCTGTTTGAAGATGGGCTGATCCCGGCACGGCGCGAGCTGTTTCTGCCGCTGCCCATCGCCACCTCCGGCGGCGATTTTCGCACCTTTACCGTCGCTATCCCCTATTACGATAATCGGGCCAGCGACACTGGGCCGCTCACGGTATCGGTGGGCAAGCGGGTCGAGCAGACCAGCGAGCTAGTCAGGCTGGAGGCGCTGGCGGCCAAAGATCTGCAGGAGCGGCTGCCCGGCATGCTGACCCGCCAGGCGCTGCGGCTGGTGGCCAAGGAGCAGGTGCGGCGCACCGCGGCCAAGGAGGGGGGCGATGTGGGCAACATTCTGGTCGGCATCTTCAATACCCTCTCGGAGCGGGCTGACACCCGCAGCTGGCTGACGTTGCCGGCGCAGGCTGCGAGCTGGCAGGGGATGCTGCCTGCGGGTGACGTGAACCTTACCCTGGGGGCTGGTGCTGCCCAGCGGCAATTGCCGCTCACCATCCACCAGGGACGCACCACCCTGGTGTGGGTGCAGCGGCTCGGCGCTGGGTTGACGACCCGGGTGATGCCGCTGTGA
- a CDS encoding 6-carboxytetrahydropterin synthase, which yields MKLFVKDLTVIDSSYLCERRGMVGESWLVDIEMSGELNEMSMLLDFGRVKKLIKSIIDDEVDHKLLVPTECPLVQVAQLDGDESTVDLLRPGRSIHLRCPSQGFAFIPSPQVDKESVTRYLLAVLAKRLPGNIKDLSLTLRQEAIDGAFYHYSHGLKKHDGNCQRIAHGHRSPIEIHVDGERDQELELNWAERWADIYLGTDEDRVALGDLALSEQAKAILQEAGEHYVGFKYVAPQGLFQLAMPAAEVEMIDTDTTIELLAHYIAREVKKSVGDKFIKIVAYEGVGKGAIAYA from the coding sequence ATGAAGTTATTTGTAAAAGATTTGACCGTGATCGACTCCAGCTACCTGTGCGAACGCCGCGGTATGGTGGGGGAGAGCTGGCTGGTGGACATCGAAATGAGCGGCGAGCTCAACGAGATGAGCATGTTGCTGGACTTCGGCCGGGTCAAGAAACTGATCAAGTCGATCATCGACGACGAGGTGGATCACAAGCTGCTGGTGCCGACCGAGTGCCCTCTGGTGCAGGTGGCCCAGCTGGACGGTGACGAGAGCACCGTCGATCTGCTGCGGCCGGGTCGCTCCATTCACCTGCGCTGCCCGAGCCAGGGCTTTGCCTTCATTCCGTCCCCTCAGGTGGACAAGGAGTCCGTCACCCGCTATCTGCTGGCGGTGCTGGCCAAGCGGCTGCCGGGCAACATCAAGGATCTGTCGCTGACCCTGCGCCAGGAGGCCATCGACGGCGCCTTCTACCACTACAGCCACGGCCTCAAGAAGCACGACGGCAACTGCCAGCGCATCGCCCACGGCCACCGCTCTCCCATCGAGATCCACGTGGACGGCGAGCGCGACCAGGAGCTTGAGCTCAACTGGGCCGAGCGCTGGGCCGATATCTACCTGGGGACTGACGAGGATCGGGTGGCCCTCGGCGATCTCGCGTTGAGCGAGCAGGCCAAGGCCATCCTGCAAGAGGCTGGCGAACACTATGTCGGCTTCAAGTATGTGGCGCCGCAAGGGCTGTTCCAGCTGGCCATGCCGGCGGCGGAGGTGGAGATGATCGACACCGACACCACCATAGAGCTGCTGGCCCACTACATTGCCCGCGAAGTGAAGAAGAGCGTGGGCGACAAGTTTATCAAGATTGTCGCCTATGAAGGGGTGGGCAAGGGCGCCATCGCCTACGCCTGA
- a CDS encoding methyltransferase family protein, which translates to MMSLECRVPPLLLFGLIVAAMLGWGGVAESNSGAGWWLAALLLAVLGTVFGLGGVLRFRRQGTTVTPLHPEQASALVTGGLYRLSRNPMYLGLLCWTMALACYLGGLLVWLGPLLLWGWLSRWQIVPEERALQARFGDGYADYCRQVRRWC; encoded by the coding sequence ATGATGAGTCTTGAGTGTCGGGTGCCACCGCTGCTGCTGTTTGGCCTGATCGTGGCGGCCATGCTGGGATGGGGGGGCGTAGCAGAGAGCAATTCTGGCGCCGGTTGGTGGCTGGCTGCTCTGTTGCTGGCGGTGCTGGGCACTGTGTTTGGCTTGGGGGGCGTGCTGCGCTTTCGCCGCCAGGGCACCACGGTGACGCCGCTGCACCCGGAGCAGGCCAGTGCGCTGGTAACGGGCGGACTCTATCGCCTCAGCCGCAATCCCATGTACCTGGGGCTGCTCTGCTGGACGATGGCACTGGCCTGTTATCTGGGCGGGCTGCTGGTGTGGCTCGGCCCGCTGCTGCTGTGGGGTTGGCTCAGCCGCTGGCAGATAGTGCCGGAGGAGCGGGCGCTGCAGGCCCGCTTTGGCGATGGCTATGCCGATTATTGCCGGCAGGTGAGGCGTTGGTGCTGA
- the alr gene encoding alanine racemase — protein MHKKTLLATLILGLLAGQAVAAPYLPLASDHRNGEVQTASNAWLEVDLGAFEHNIQTLKDRLGDKGPKICAIMKADAYGHGIDLLVPSVVKAGIPCIGIASNEEARVAREKGFTGRLMRVRAATPAEVEQALPYKMEELIGSLVSAQGIADIAQRHHTNIPVHIALNSAGMSRNGIDLRLADSKEDALAMLKLKGITPVGIMTHFPVEEKEDVKMGLAQFKLDSQWLLEAGKLDRSKITIHAANSFATLEVPDAYFDMVRPGGLLYGDSIPSYTEYKRVMAFKTQVASVNHYPAGNTVGYDRTFTLKRDSWLANLPLGYSDGYRRALSNKAYVLIQGQKVPVVGKTSMNTIMVDVTDLKGVKPGDEVVLFGRQGEAEVKQADLEEYNGALLADMYTIWGYTNPKKIKR, from the coding sequence ATGCACAAGAAGACACTGCTGGCCACGCTGATCCTGGGCCTGCTGGCCGGTCAGGCCGTCGCGGCCCCTTACCTGCCGCTGGCCAGCGATCATCGCAACGGCGAAGTGCAGACCGCCAGCAATGCCTGGCTGGAAGTCGATCTCGGCGCCTTCGAGCACAACATCCAGACCCTCAAGGATCGCCTCGGTGACAAAGGGCCGAAGATCTGCGCCATCATGAAGGCCGACGCCTACGGCCACGGCATCGACCTGCTGGTGCCCTCGGTGGTCAAGGCCGGCATCCCCTGCATCGGCATCGCCAGCAACGAAGAGGCCCGCGTGGCCCGTGAGAAGGGCTTCACCGGCCGCCTGATGCGGGTACGTGCCGCCACCCCGGCCGAAGTGGAACAGGCCCTGCCCTACAAGATGGAAGAGCTCATCGGCAGCCTGGTGAGTGCTCAGGGCATCGCCGACATCGCCCAGCGCCACCACACCAATATCCCGGTGCACATCGCGCTCAACTCCGCCGGCATGAGCCGCAACGGCATCGATCTGCGCCTGGCTGACTCCAAGGAAGACGCGCTGGCCATGCTCAAGCTCAAGGGGATCACCCCGGTCGGCATCATGACCCACTTCCCGGTGGAGGAGAAAGAGGACGTCAAGATGGGGCTGGCCCAGTTCAAACTGGACTCCCAGTGGCTGCTGGAAGCGGGCAAGCTGGATCGCAGCAAGATCACCATCCACGCCGCCAACTCCTTCGCCACCCTGGAAGTGCCGGACGCCTACTTCGACATGGTGCGCCCGGGCGGCCTGCTGTACGGTGACTCCATCCCCTCCTACACCGAGTACAAGCGGGTGATGGCGTTCAAGACCCAGGTTGCCTCCGTCAACCACTACCCGGCCGGCAACACCGTCGGTTATGACCGCACCTTCACCCTCAAGCGCGACTCCTGGCTCGCCAACCTGCCGCTGGGCTACTCCGACGGCTATCGCCGGGCGCTGAGCAACAAGGCCTATGTGCTGATCCAGGGCCAGAAGGTGCCGGTGGTGGGCAAGACCTCCATGAACACCATCATGGTGGACGTGACCGATCTGAAAGGGGTCAAACCCGGTGACGAGGTGGTGCTGTTCGGCCGCCAGGGTGAGGCTGAGGTGAAACAGGCGGATCTGGAAGAGTACAACGGCGCCCTGCTGGCGGACATGTACACCATCTGGGGCTACACCAACCCCAAGAAGATCAAGCGCTAA
- a CDS encoding YcfL family protein: MKAHGLALGLVLLLAGCATNTSGVALYGAAGAAPVAEQHQNVNVTLTELSRREQNGLLQVNVAAASTQRGDNKLQYLFYWYDEAGQEVASDGRGWTPLKLHGYQTRTLSALAPSPAARGYRIYVREVIEESY, encoded by the coding sequence ATGAAAGCACACGGGTTGGCTCTGGGCCTGGTTCTGCTGCTGGCAGGCTGCGCCACCAATACCTCCGGCGTGGCGCTCTATGGGGCGGCGGGCGCCGCGCCAGTGGCAGAGCAGCATCAAAACGTCAATGTCACCCTGACCGAGCTCAGCCGGCGCGAACAAAACGGCCTGTTGCAGGTCAATGTGGCGGCGGCCAGCACCCAGCGCGGTGACAACAAGCTGCAATACCTGTTCTATTGGTATGATGAGGCGGGGCAGGAGGTGGCCAGCGATGGCCGCGGCTGGACGCCGCTCAAGCTGCACGGCTATCAGACCCGCACCCTGTCTGCCCTGGCGCCGAGCCCGGCCGCCCGGGGCTACCGGATTTACGTACGCGAAGTGATTGAGGAATCCTACTGA